In Anomalospiza imberbis isolate Cuckoo-Finch-1a 21T00152 chromosome 10, ASM3175350v1, whole genome shotgun sequence, the following proteins share a genomic window:
- the TNK2 gene encoding activated CDC42 kinase 1 isoform X3, protein MQAEEGTDWLLELLTELQLQQYFLRIRDELNVTRLSHFEYVKNEDLEKIGMGRPGQRRLWEAVKRRKAMCKRKSWMSKVFSGKRPESELPPQPQSTFRKPPTPPPPEAGGQHSLTCLVRERDLSIFEKLGDGSFGVVRRGEWCTPAGKTLNVAVKCLKTDVLSQPEALDDFIREVNAMHSLDHRNLIRLYGVVLSHPMKMVTELAPLGSLLDRLRKNQGHFLISTLCQYAIQVAKGMAYLESKRFIHRDLAARNILLASNELVKIGDFGLMRALPKNDDHYVMQEHRKVPFAWCAPESLKTRTFSHASDTWMFGVTLWEMFTYGQEPWIGLNGSQILHKIDKEGERLPRPEDCPQDIYNVMLQCWAHKPEDRPTFVALRDFLVEAQPTDMRALQDFEEPDKLHIQMNDIITVIEGRAENYWWRGQNKRTLKVGQFPRNTVTSVAGLSAHDISQPLKNSFIHTGHGDTNPQHCWGFPDKIDELYLGNPMDPPDILGVDPSAARPTQLPGRAKKPCYDPVSEEEEGLPGGLRKLCLKKPGTGKGLRPVKPSARVPGTKVGERQPGRLASEGLASSEVTLIDFGEEVPQGSPSPVGDLTAPSLAKLAMEAYSLLDKTPPQSPTRALPRPLHPTPVVDWDARPLPPPPAYDDVAQDEDDIEVCSITSPPSRRGKTNYGFVDEGERGPVLEDNLFLPPKETKQPSMTQTTELFEELQQECMRRLNVPLGPASPVDDKPQIPPRVPIPPRPLRRNEPGRWSGDLSPASGGEEDRPPQIPPRDPLSQPTSRTPSPMALQVGSPQQRAALCSCLSTSPGKPMPTTQSFALDPKYATPKVIQAQGKDCSKGPCILPIVKDGQKVSSTHYYLLPERPAYLDKYEKFFKEAKSPEEVAASRQVTTATVRPMVQQPLSDCKANFSSNNSNPGPKCLVKASCSLQKIVYDGPEVCRPADKIRLVQDMVHGVTTEECQAALQSHGWNVQRAIQYLKVEQLFCLGLKSRGECQRVLERFDWNLAQASSHLLDPYSATRQKW, encoded by the exons ATGCAGGCGGAGGAGGGCACGGactggctgctggagctgctcactgagctgcagctgcagcagtacTTCCTGCGCATCCGGGACGAGCTAAACGTCACACGCCTCTCCCACTTTGAGTACGTCAAAAATGAGGATCTGGAGAAGATTGGCATGGGACGCCCTG gcCAGCGGCGGCTGTGGGAGGCAGTGAAGCGGAGGAAAGCCATGTGCAAGCGGAAATCCTGGATGAGCAAG GTGTTCAGTGGGAAGCGCCCAGAGTCGGAGctgccgccccagccccagagtaCCTTCCGCAAGCCTCCCACACCACCGCCCCCTGAAGCTGGGGGCCAACACTCCCTCACGTGCCTCGTGCGGGAGCGAGACCTCTCAATCTTTGAGAAGCTGGGTGACGGCTCCTTTGGTGTCGTGCGTCGCGGCGAGTGGTGCACACCTGCTGGCAAGACG CTGAATGTGGCAGTGAAGTGCCTCAAGACGGATGTGCTGAGCCAGCCAGAGGCACTGGACGACTTCATCCGGGAGGTGAATGCCATGCACTCCCTGGACCACAGGAACCTCATCCGCCTGTATGGCGTGGTGCTCTCCCACCCCATGAAGATG gtgacagagctggCCCCACTGGGTTCCCTCCTGGACCGCCTGCGGAAGAACCAGGGCCATTTCCTCATCTCCACCCTGTGCCAGTATGCCATCCAAGTGGCCAAGGGCATGGCCTACCTGGAATCCAAGCGCTTCATCCACCGCGACCTGGCTGCCCGCAACATCCTGCTGGCCTCCAATGAGCTCGTCAAGATTGGGGACTTCGGACTGATGCGGGCACTACCCAAAAATGATGATCACTACGTGATGCAGGAGCATCGCAAGGTCCCCTTTGCCTG GTGTGCTCCTGAGAGCCTGAAGACACGCACCTTCTCCCACGCCAGTGACACCTGGATGTTCGGAGTGACCCTCTGGGAGATGTTCACCTATGGTCAGGAGCCTTGGATTGGCCTCAATGGCAGCCAG ATCCTGCACAAGATAGACAAGGAGGGTGAGCGGCTGCCACGGCCTGAGGACTGTCCCCAGGACATCTACAACGtcatgctgcagtgctgggcacacaAGCCCGAGGACCGACCCACCTTTGTGGCCTTGCGAGACTTCTTGGTGGAG GCTCAGCCCACCGACATGAGAGCGCTGCAGGACTTTGAGGAACCGGACAAGCTGCACATCCAGATGAACGACATCATCACGGTCATTGAGGGCAG GGCCGAGAATTACTGGTGGCGGGGTCAGAATAAACGGACCCTAAAAGTGGGCCAATTTCCCCGAAACACGGTGACCTCGGTGGCAGGTCTGTCAGCCCACGACATCAGCCAGCCACTTAAAAACAGCTTCATCCACACAGGCCATGGAGACACCAACCCGCAGCACTGCTGGGGGTTTCCTGATAAAATTGATGA GCTGTACCTGGGAAATCCCATGGACCCTCCTGATATTTTAGGTGTGGACCCGAGTGCTGCCAGACCTACACAGCTTCCAGGGAGGGCTAAAA AGCCTTGCTACGACCCAGTtagtgaggaggaggaaggtctGCCAGGGGGCCTCCGGAAACTCTGCCTGAAGAAGCCAGGCACAGGGAAGGGTCTGCGGCCAGTCAAGCCATCAGCAAGAGTACCGGGCACCAAGGTGGGCGAGCGGCAACCTGGACGCCTGGCAAGCGAGGGGCTAGCAAGCAGCGAGGTGACCCTCATTGACTTTGGGGAGGAAGTTCCCCAGGGTAGCCCCTCTCCAGTGGGGGACCTGACAGCCCCGTCATTAGCCAAGCTGGCCATGGAGGCCTACTCTTTGCTGGACAAGACCCCACCACAGAGCCCCACACGGGCTCTACCTCGGCCTCTCCACCCCACACCAGTAGTGGACTGGGATGCCCGGCCCTTGCCCCCACCACCTGCCTATGATGACGTGGCACAGGATGAGGATGATATTGAGGTCTGCTCTATCACCAGCCCCCCAAGCCGGCGGGGAAAGACCAACTATGGCTTTGTGGATGAGGGTGAGCGGGGACCAGTACTGGAGGACAACCTTTTCCTGCCCCCCAAGGAGACCAAACAGCCCAGCATGACGCAGACCACCGAGCTCtttgaggagctgcagcaggagtgCATGAGAAGGCTCAACGTCCCTCTGGGACCGGCTTCACCAGTTGACGACAAGCCCCAGATCCCTCCCCGTGTCCCAATCCCGCCCCGGCCCCTTCGCCGCAATGAGCCTGGGCGCTGGTCAGGGGACCTTTCCCCAGCTTCGGGGGGCGAGGAAGACCGGCCGCCCCAGATCCCCCCACGGGACCCACTGTCCCAGCCCACTTCCCGgacacccagccccatggctctgcaggtgggctctccaCAGCAACGTGctgccctctgctcctgcctctccaCCTCACCAGGGAAGCCCATGCCCACCACACAGAGCTTCGCCCTCGACCCTAAGTACGCCACCCCCAAGGTCATCCAGGCGCAGGGCAAGGACTGCTCCAAGGGACCTTGCATCCTGCCCATCGTGAAGGATGGGCAGAAGGTCAGCAGCACCCACTACTACCTGCTGCCTGAGCGCCCTGCCTACCTGGACAAATATGAGAAGTTTTTCAAGGAGGCTAAAAGCCCTGAGGAGGTGGCAGCATCCCGCCAGGTCACCACAGCCACCGTCCGTCCCATGGTGCAGCAGCCATTGTCAGACTGCAAGGCCAACTTTTCCTCCAACAACAGCAACCCTGGGCCCAAGTGCCTGGTGAAAgcctcctgcagcctccagaAGATCGTTTATGATGGGCCAGAAGTTTGCCGACCTGCTGACAAGATCCGGCTG GTACAGGACATGGTGCATGGCGTGACCACTGAGGAgtgccaggcagccctgcagagccatGGCTGGAACGTCCAACGGGCTATCCAGTACCTG
- the TNK2 gene encoding activated CDC42 kinase 1 isoform X4, whose protein sequence is MVPPHPPPPPGCLVHRAGVRGEGGCERGAGGDATTSPLRSRSRDRRWAVGLPRREEDSGARLGLGNFLPCDPKPGSSPRRPQADAGVSAEPPTRHCAAAAASAMGERCDYQRLSSAEEEEEMHGPLPHSFSDSTGQRALRLGSRRPTPPPRQDTVPGMPCRRQRLSCSMQAEEGTDWLLELLTELQLQQYFLRIRDELNVTRLSHFEYVKNEDLEKIGMGRPGQRRLWEAVKRRKAMCKRKSWMSKVFSGKRPESELPPQPQSTFRKPPTPPPPEAGGQHSLTCLVRERDLSIFEKLGDGSFGVVRRGEWCTPAGKTLNVAVKCLKTDVLSQPEALDDFIREVNAMHSLDHRNLIRLYGVVLSHPMKMVTELAPLGSLLDRLRKNQGHFLISTLCQYAIQVAKGMAYLESKRFIHRDLAARNILLASNELVKIGDFGLMRALPKNDDHYVMQEHRKVPFAWCAPESLKTRTFSHASDTWMFGVTLWEMFTYGQEPWIGLNGSQILHKIDKEGERLPRPEDCPQDIYNVMLQCWAHKPEDRPTFVALRDFLVEAQPTDMRALQDFEEPDKLHIQMNDIITVIEGRAENYWWRGQNKRTLKVGQFPRNTVTSVAGLSAHDISQPLKNSFIHTGHGDTNPQHCWGFPDKIDELYLGNPMDPPDILGVDPSAARPTQLPGRAKKPCYDPVSEEEEGLPGGLRKLCLKKPGTGKGLRPVKPSARVPGTKVGERQPGRLASEGLASSEVTLIDFGEEVPQGSPSPVGDLTAPSLAKLAMEAYSLLDKTPPQSPTRALPRPLHPTPVVDWDARPLPPPPAYDDVAQDEDDIEVCSITSPPSRRGKTNYGFVDEGERGPVLEDNLFLPPKETKQPSMTQTTELFEELQQECMRRLNVPLGPASPVDDKPQIPPRVPIPPRPLRRNEPGRWSGDLSPASGGEEDRPPQIPPRDPLSQPTSRTPSPMALQVGSPQQRAALCSCLSTSPGKPMPTTQSFALDPKYATPKVIQAQGKDCSKGPCILPIVKDGQKVSSTHYYLLPERPAYLDKYEKFFKEAKSPEEVAASRQVTTATVRPMVQQPLSDCKANFSSNNSNPGPKCLVKASCSLQKIVYDGPEVCRPADKIRLVQDMVHGVTTEECQAALQSHGWNVQRAIQYLKVEQLFCLGLKSRGECQRVLERFDWNLAQASSHLLDPYSATRQK, encoded by the exons ATGGTCCCCCCTCATCCTCCTCCCCCGCCTGGCTGCCTGGTGCACCGTGCCGGGGTGCGGGGAGAAGGGGGCTGCGAGCGCGGCGCTGGCGGCGATGCCACCACCTCTCCACTCAGGAGCCGAAGCAGGGACAGAAGGTGGGCGGTTGGGCTGCCGCGACGGGAGGAAGACAGTGGTGCCAGGCTGGGATTGGG CAACTTTCTGCCATGTGATCCCAAACCCGGCTCCAGCCCTCGCCGCCCCCAAGCAGACGCGGGCGTCTCCGCAGAGCCCCCCACTCGCCACTgcgccgcagccgccgcctcaGCCATGGGCGAGAGATGCGACTACCAGCGCTTGAGCAGcgccgaggaggaggaggaaatgcACGgccccctgccccacagcttCTCGGACAGCACCGGGCAGCGGGCCCTGCGGCTGGGCAGCAGGCGCCCCACGCCACCCCCCCGGCAGGACACAGTCCCGGGCATGCCGTGCCGGCGG CAGAGGCTGAGCTGTAGCATGCAGGCGGAGGAGGGCACGGactggctgctggagctgctcactgagctgcagctgcagcagtacTTCCTGCGCATCCGGGACGAGCTAAACGTCACACGCCTCTCCCACTTTGAGTACGTCAAAAATGAGGATCTGGAGAAGATTGGCATGGGACGCCCTG gcCAGCGGCGGCTGTGGGAGGCAGTGAAGCGGAGGAAAGCCATGTGCAAGCGGAAATCCTGGATGAGCAAG GTGTTCAGTGGGAAGCGCCCAGAGTCGGAGctgccgccccagccccagagtaCCTTCCGCAAGCCTCCCACACCACCGCCCCCTGAAGCTGGGGGCCAACACTCCCTCACGTGCCTCGTGCGGGAGCGAGACCTCTCAATCTTTGAGAAGCTGGGTGACGGCTCCTTTGGTGTCGTGCGTCGCGGCGAGTGGTGCACACCTGCTGGCAAGACG CTGAATGTGGCAGTGAAGTGCCTCAAGACGGATGTGCTGAGCCAGCCAGAGGCACTGGACGACTTCATCCGGGAGGTGAATGCCATGCACTCCCTGGACCACAGGAACCTCATCCGCCTGTATGGCGTGGTGCTCTCCCACCCCATGAAGATG gtgacagagctggCCCCACTGGGTTCCCTCCTGGACCGCCTGCGGAAGAACCAGGGCCATTTCCTCATCTCCACCCTGTGCCAGTATGCCATCCAAGTGGCCAAGGGCATGGCCTACCTGGAATCCAAGCGCTTCATCCACCGCGACCTGGCTGCCCGCAACATCCTGCTGGCCTCCAATGAGCTCGTCAAGATTGGGGACTTCGGACTGATGCGGGCACTACCCAAAAATGATGATCACTACGTGATGCAGGAGCATCGCAAGGTCCCCTTTGCCTG GTGTGCTCCTGAGAGCCTGAAGACACGCACCTTCTCCCACGCCAGTGACACCTGGATGTTCGGAGTGACCCTCTGGGAGATGTTCACCTATGGTCAGGAGCCTTGGATTGGCCTCAATGGCAGCCAG ATCCTGCACAAGATAGACAAGGAGGGTGAGCGGCTGCCACGGCCTGAGGACTGTCCCCAGGACATCTACAACGtcatgctgcagtgctgggcacacaAGCCCGAGGACCGACCCACCTTTGTGGCCTTGCGAGACTTCTTGGTGGAG GCTCAGCCCACCGACATGAGAGCGCTGCAGGACTTTGAGGAACCGGACAAGCTGCACATCCAGATGAACGACATCATCACGGTCATTGAGGGCAG GGCCGAGAATTACTGGTGGCGGGGTCAGAATAAACGGACCCTAAAAGTGGGCCAATTTCCCCGAAACACGGTGACCTCGGTGGCAGGTCTGTCAGCCCACGACATCAGCCAGCCACTTAAAAACAGCTTCATCCACACAGGCCATGGAGACACCAACCCGCAGCACTGCTGGGGGTTTCCTGATAAAATTGATGA GCTGTACCTGGGAAATCCCATGGACCCTCCTGATATTTTAGGTGTGGACCCGAGTGCTGCCAGACCTACACAGCTTCCAGGGAGGGCTAAAA AGCCTTGCTACGACCCAGTtagtgaggaggaggaaggtctGCCAGGGGGCCTCCGGAAACTCTGCCTGAAGAAGCCAGGCACAGGGAAGGGTCTGCGGCCAGTCAAGCCATCAGCAAGAGTACCGGGCACCAAGGTGGGCGAGCGGCAACCTGGACGCCTGGCAAGCGAGGGGCTAGCAAGCAGCGAGGTGACCCTCATTGACTTTGGGGAGGAAGTTCCCCAGGGTAGCCCCTCTCCAGTGGGGGACCTGACAGCCCCGTCATTAGCCAAGCTGGCCATGGAGGCCTACTCTTTGCTGGACAAGACCCCACCACAGAGCCCCACACGGGCTCTACCTCGGCCTCTCCACCCCACACCAGTAGTGGACTGGGATGCCCGGCCCTTGCCCCCACCACCTGCCTATGATGACGTGGCACAGGATGAGGATGATATTGAGGTCTGCTCTATCACCAGCCCCCCAAGCCGGCGGGGAAAGACCAACTATGGCTTTGTGGATGAGGGTGAGCGGGGACCAGTACTGGAGGACAACCTTTTCCTGCCCCCCAAGGAGACCAAACAGCCCAGCATGACGCAGACCACCGAGCTCtttgaggagctgcagcaggagtgCATGAGAAGGCTCAACGTCCCTCTGGGACCGGCTTCACCAGTTGACGACAAGCCCCAGATCCCTCCCCGTGTCCCAATCCCGCCCCGGCCCCTTCGCCGCAATGAGCCTGGGCGCTGGTCAGGGGACCTTTCCCCAGCTTCGGGGGGCGAGGAAGACCGGCCGCCCCAGATCCCCCCACGGGACCCACTGTCCCAGCCCACTTCCCGgacacccagccccatggctctgcaggtgggctctccaCAGCAACGTGctgccctctgctcctgcctctccaCCTCACCAGGGAAGCCCATGCCCACCACACAGAGCTTCGCCCTCGACCCTAAGTACGCCACCCCCAAGGTCATCCAGGCGCAGGGCAAGGACTGCTCCAAGGGACCTTGCATCCTGCCCATCGTGAAGGATGGGCAGAAGGTCAGCAGCACCCACTACTACCTGCTGCCTGAGCGCCCTGCCTACCTGGACAAATATGAGAAGTTTTTCAAGGAGGCTAAAAGCCCTGAGGAGGTGGCAGCATCCCGCCAGGTCACCACAGCCACCGTCCGTCCCATGGTGCAGCAGCCATTGTCAGACTGCAAGGCCAACTTTTCCTCCAACAACAGCAACCCTGGGCCCAAGTGCCTGGTGAAAgcctcctgcagcctccagaAGATCGTTTATGATGGGCCAGAAGTTTGCCGACCTGCTGACAAGATCCGGCTG GTACAGGACATGGTGCATGGCGTGACCACTGAGGAgtgccaggcagccctgcagagccatGGCTGGAACGTCCAACGGGCTATCCAGTACCTG
- the TNK2 gene encoding activated CDC42 kinase 1 isoform X6, with the protein MVPPHPPPPPGCLVHRAGVRGEGGCERGAGGDATTSPLRSRSRDRRWAVGLPRREEDSGARLGLGNFLPCDPKPGSSPRRPQADAGVSAEPPTRHCAAAAASAMGERCDYQRLSSAEEEEEMHGPLPHSFSDSTGQRALRLGSRRPTPPPRQDTVPGMPCRRQRLSCSMQAEEGTDWLLELLTELQLQQYFLRIRDELNVTRLSHFEYVKNEDLEKIGMGRPGQRRLWEAVKRRKAMCKRKSWMSKVFSGKRPESELPPQPQSTFRKPPTPPPPEAGGQHSLTCLVRERDLSIFEKLGDGSFGVVRRGEWCTPAGKTLNVAVKCLKTDVLSQPEALDDFIREVNAMHSLDHRNLIRLYGVVLSHPMKMVTELAPLGSLLDRLRKNQGHFLISTLCQYAIQVAKGMAYLESKRFIHRDLAARNILLASNELVKIGDFGLMRALPKNDDHYVMQEHRKVPFAWCAPESLKTRTFSHASDTWMFGVTLWEMFTYGQEPWIGLNGSQILHKIDKEGERLPRPEDCPQDIYNVMLQCWAHKPEDRPTFVALRDFLVEAQPTDMRALQDFEEPDKLHIQMNDIITVIEGRLYLGNPMDPPDILGVDPSAARPTQLPGRAKRQPPPRPPQPTVLLTKPCYDPVSEEEEGLPGGLRKLCLKKPGTGKGLRPVKPSARVPGTKVGERQPGRLASEGLASSEVTLIDFGEEVPQGSPSPVGDLTAPSLAKLAMEAYSLLDKTPPQSPTRALPRPLHPTPVVDWDARPLPPPPAYDDVAQDEDDIEVCSITSPPSRRGKTNYGFVDEGERGPVLEDNLFLPPKETKQPSMTQTTELFEELQQECMRRLNVPLGPASPVDDKPQIPPRVPIPPRPLRRNEPGRWSGDLSPASGGEEDRPPQIPPRDPLSQPTSRTPSPMALQVGSPQQRAALCSCLSTSPGKPMPTTQSFALDPKYATPKVIQAQGKDCSKGPCILPIVKDGQKVSSTHYYLLPERPAYLDKYEKFFKEAKSPEEVAASRQVTTATVRPMVQQPLSDCKANFSSNNSNPGPKCLVKASCSLQKIVYDGPEVCRPADKIRLVQDMVHGVTTEECQAALQSHGWNVQRAIQYLKVEQLFCLGLKSRGECQRVLERFDWNLAQASSHLLDPYSATRQKW; encoded by the exons ATGGTCCCCCCTCATCCTCCTCCCCCGCCTGGCTGCCTGGTGCACCGTGCCGGGGTGCGGGGAGAAGGGGGCTGCGAGCGCGGCGCTGGCGGCGATGCCACCACCTCTCCACTCAGGAGCCGAAGCAGGGACAGAAGGTGGGCGGTTGGGCTGCCGCGACGGGAGGAAGACAGTGGTGCCAGGCTGGGATTGGG CAACTTTCTGCCATGTGATCCCAAACCCGGCTCCAGCCCTCGCCGCCCCCAAGCAGACGCGGGCGTCTCCGCAGAGCCCCCCACTCGCCACTgcgccgcagccgccgcctcaGCCATGGGCGAGAGATGCGACTACCAGCGCTTGAGCAGcgccgaggaggaggaggaaatgcACGgccccctgccccacagcttCTCGGACAGCACCGGGCAGCGGGCCCTGCGGCTGGGCAGCAGGCGCCCCACGCCACCCCCCCGGCAGGACACAGTCCCGGGCATGCCGTGCCGGCGG CAGAGGCTGAGCTGTAGCATGCAGGCGGAGGAGGGCACGGactggctgctggagctgctcactgagctgcagctgcagcagtacTTCCTGCGCATCCGGGACGAGCTAAACGTCACACGCCTCTCCCACTTTGAGTACGTCAAAAATGAGGATCTGGAGAAGATTGGCATGGGACGCCCTG gcCAGCGGCGGCTGTGGGAGGCAGTGAAGCGGAGGAAAGCCATGTGCAAGCGGAAATCCTGGATGAGCAAG GTGTTCAGTGGGAAGCGCCCAGAGTCGGAGctgccgccccagccccagagtaCCTTCCGCAAGCCTCCCACACCACCGCCCCCTGAAGCTGGGGGCCAACACTCCCTCACGTGCCTCGTGCGGGAGCGAGACCTCTCAATCTTTGAGAAGCTGGGTGACGGCTCCTTTGGTGTCGTGCGTCGCGGCGAGTGGTGCACACCTGCTGGCAAGACG CTGAATGTGGCAGTGAAGTGCCTCAAGACGGATGTGCTGAGCCAGCCAGAGGCACTGGACGACTTCATCCGGGAGGTGAATGCCATGCACTCCCTGGACCACAGGAACCTCATCCGCCTGTATGGCGTGGTGCTCTCCCACCCCATGAAGATG gtgacagagctggCCCCACTGGGTTCCCTCCTGGACCGCCTGCGGAAGAACCAGGGCCATTTCCTCATCTCCACCCTGTGCCAGTATGCCATCCAAGTGGCCAAGGGCATGGCCTACCTGGAATCCAAGCGCTTCATCCACCGCGACCTGGCTGCCCGCAACATCCTGCTGGCCTCCAATGAGCTCGTCAAGATTGGGGACTTCGGACTGATGCGGGCACTACCCAAAAATGATGATCACTACGTGATGCAGGAGCATCGCAAGGTCCCCTTTGCCTG GTGTGCTCCTGAGAGCCTGAAGACACGCACCTTCTCCCACGCCAGTGACACCTGGATGTTCGGAGTGACCCTCTGGGAGATGTTCACCTATGGTCAGGAGCCTTGGATTGGCCTCAATGGCAGCCAG ATCCTGCACAAGATAGACAAGGAGGGTGAGCGGCTGCCACGGCCTGAGGACTGTCCCCAGGACATCTACAACGtcatgctgcagtgctgggcacacaAGCCCGAGGACCGACCCACCTTTGTGGCCTTGCGAGACTTCTTGGTGGAG GCTCAGCCCACCGACATGAGAGCGCTGCAGGACTTTGAGGAACCGGACAAGCTGCACATCCAGATGAACGACATCATCACGGTCATTGAGGGCAG GCTGTACCTGGGAAATCCCATGGACCCTCCTGATATTTTAGGTGTGGACCCGAGTGCTGCCAGACCTACACAGCTTCCAGGGAGGGCTAAAA GGCAGCCTCCTCCACGCCCACCTCAGCCTACCGTCTTGCTCACCA AGCCTTGCTACGACCCAGTtagtgaggaggaggaaggtctGCCAGGGGGCCTCCGGAAACTCTGCCTGAAGAAGCCAGGCACAGGGAAGGGTCTGCGGCCAGTCAAGCCATCAGCAAGAGTACCGGGCACCAAGGTGGGCGAGCGGCAACCTGGACGCCTGGCAAGCGAGGGGCTAGCAAGCAGCGAGGTGACCCTCATTGACTTTGGGGAGGAAGTTCCCCAGGGTAGCCCCTCTCCAGTGGGGGACCTGACAGCCCCGTCATTAGCCAAGCTGGCCATGGAGGCCTACTCTTTGCTGGACAAGACCCCACCACAGAGCCCCACACGGGCTCTACCTCGGCCTCTCCACCCCACACCAGTAGTGGACTGGGATGCCCGGCCCTTGCCCCCACCACCTGCCTATGATGACGTGGCACAGGATGAGGATGATATTGAGGTCTGCTCTATCACCAGCCCCCCAAGCCGGCGGGGAAAGACCAACTATGGCTTTGTGGATGAGGGTGAGCGGGGACCAGTACTGGAGGACAACCTTTTCCTGCCCCCCAAGGAGACCAAACAGCCCAGCATGACGCAGACCACCGAGCTCtttgaggagctgcagcaggagtgCATGAGAAGGCTCAACGTCCCTCTGGGACCGGCTTCACCAGTTGACGACAAGCCCCAGATCCCTCCCCGTGTCCCAATCCCGCCCCGGCCCCTTCGCCGCAATGAGCCTGGGCGCTGGTCAGGGGACCTTTCCCCAGCTTCGGGGGGCGAGGAAGACCGGCCGCCCCAGATCCCCCCACGGGACCCACTGTCCCAGCCCACTTCCCGgacacccagccccatggctctgcaggtgggctctccaCAGCAACGTGctgccctctgctcctgcctctccaCCTCACCAGGGAAGCCCATGCCCACCACACAGAGCTTCGCCCTCGACCCTAAGTACGCCACCCCCAAGGTCATCCAGGCGCAGGGCAAGGACTGCTCCAAGGGACCTTGCATCCTGCCCATCGTGAAGGATGGGCAGAAGGTCAGCAGCACCCACTACTACCTGCTGCCTGAGCGCCCTGCCTACCTGGACAAATATGAGAAGTTTTTCAAGGAGGCTAAAAGCCCTGAGGAGGTGGCAGCATCCCGCCAGGTCACCACAGCCACCGTCCGTCCCATGGTGCAGCAGCCATTGTCAGACTGCAAGGCCAACTTTTCCTCCAACAACAGCAACCCTGGGCCCAAGTGCCTGGTGAAAgcctcctgcagcctccagaAGATCGTTTATGATGGGCCAGAAGTTTGCCGACCTGCTGACAAGATCCGGCTG GTACAGGACATGGTGCATGGCGTGACCACTGAGGAgtgccaggcagccctgcagagccatGGCTGGAACGTCCAACGGGCTATCCAGTACCTG